Proteins encoded in a region of the Populus alba chromosome 13, ASM523922v2, whole genome shotgun sequence genome:
- the LOC118060989 gene encoding dormancy-associated protein homolog 3 isoform X4 — MSLLDHLWDDTVAGPLPDNGLGKLRKKPSYGLRPNSGKESDGSGGSVMRSYGGEATTEETKKVTRSIMIVRPPGYQNNGSSSTPPASPAGSTPPVSPFSGFGWHITSRLCVMDNGR, encoded by the exons ATGAGTCTTCTTGATCATCTCTGGGACGACACCGTTGCTGGTCCTCTTCCGGACAACGGCCTCGGGAAGCTCCGGAAGAAGCCGAGCTACGGTCTCCGGCCAAACTCCGGCAAGG AATCTGATGGTAGCGGTGGTAGCGTGATGAGGTCGTACGGTGGTGAAGCGACGACGGAGGAGACGAAGAAAGTGACAAGGAGTATCATGATAGTAAGACCACCGGGATACCAGAATAATGGTTCCTCTTCTACACCCCCGGCGTCACCAGCTGGTTCTACTCCTCCGGTGTCTCCTTTCTCTG GGTTTGGTTGGCATATCACATCAAGATTATGTGTAATGGATAATGGCAGGTAG
- the LOC118060991 gene encoding uncharacterized protein: protein MAHARGGDFMFCDLCGTMMFLYSKEHVECPLCKFKKSAKDLSEREISYQVSSEDMRRDLGISHFEGKMEVKDMEINKKCEKCGHTKLKFSTRQMRSADEGQTTFFHCANCSYTFTEN, encoded by the exons ATGGCACATGCTCGAGGAGGTGATTTCATGTTCTGTGATTTATGTGGAACGATGATGTTTTTATATTCAAAGGAGCATGTTGAATGTCCTTTGTGCAAATTTAAGAAAAGTGCAAAAG ATCTAAGTGAAAGAGAAATAAGTTATCAAGTCAGCTCTGAG GATATGAGGAGGGATCTAGGCATCTCACATTTTGAAGGAAAGATGGAAGTGAAAGACATGGAG ATAAATAAGAAATGTGAAAAATGCGGCCACACAAAgcttaaattttcaaccagacAA ATGAGATCAGCAGATGAGGGccaaacaactttttttcattGTGCTAATTGCTCATATACATTTACTGAGAATTGA
- the LOC118060996 gene encoding serine/arginine-rich splicing factor SR30 isoform X2: MSRSSRTLYVGNLPGDIRLREVEDLFYKYGPIVDIDLKIPPRPPGYAFVEFEEARDAEDAIRGRDGYNFDGCRLRVELAHGGRRHSSPVDHYSSYSGSSGSRGPSKRSDYRVLVTGLPSSASWQDLKDHMRRAGDVCFSQVFRDRGGMTGIVDYTNYDDMKYAIKKLDDSEFRNAFSRAYIRVREYDSRRSYSRSPSRNSYVSRSRSRSRSGGYSDRSWSKSPRAKHSRRSRSVSVSSHSRAGSSPRSFSSDLTTWGLDVKDLMGCGGHMLAPLCLF, encoded by the exons atgagccGATCAAGTCGAACACTTTACGTCGGGAATCTTCCTGGCGATATTCGTCTGAGGGAAGTTGAAGATTTGTTTTATAAG TATGGGCCCATTGTTGACATTGATTTGAAAATCCCGCCAAGGCCTCCGGGCTATGCTTTTGTTGAg TTTGAAGAAGCTCGCGATGCTGAAGATGCAATTCGTGGCCGGGATGGATATAATTTTGATGGGTGTAGATTACGG GTTGAGCTTGCCCATGGTGGGCGAAGACATTCATCACCAGTGGACCATTATAGCAGTTACAGTGGTAGCAGTGGTAGCCGTGGGCCTTCCAAGCGCTCTGACTATCGTG TGTTAGTGACTGGATTGCCTTCTTCTGCTTCATGGCAAGACCTAAAG GATCATATGCGTCGAGCTGGTGACGTCTGCTTTTCTCAAGTCTTTCGTGATCGTGGTG GCATGACAGGAATTGTGGACTACACAAACTATGATGACATGAAATATGCT ATCAAGAAGCTTGACGACTCTGAGTTCCGGAATGCATTTTCAAGGGCATATATTCGG GTGAGGGAGTATGATTCTAGACGGAGTTACTCTAGGAGCCCCAGTCGCAATTCATATGTGTCAAGAAGCCGGAGTCGAAGTCGCAGTGGAGGCTATAGTGACAGGAGCTGGAG CAAGTCACCTAGGGCAAAACATTCACGGCGTTCTCGATCTGTATCTGTTTCTTCTCACTCTCGTGCAGGATCATCTCCACGATCTTTTTCGAG CGACCTGACCACCTGGGGATTGGATGTTAAGGACTTGATGGGATGTGGTGGTCATATGCTTGCACCTCTTTGCTTGTTTTGA
- the LOC118060993 gene encoding large ribosomal subunit protein eL22z, whose amino-acid sequence MSKATAPGPKGKKKGATFTIDCAKPVEDKIMDIASLEKFLQERIKVGGKAGALGDTVTVTREKNKITVTSDSNFSKRYLKYLTKKYLKKHNVRDWLRVIASNKDRNVYELRYFNIAENEGEEED is encoded by the exons ATGAGTAAGGCAACAGCACCAGGACCcaaagggaagaagaagggtGCGACCTTCACAATAGATTGTGCAAAGCCAGTGGAGGATAAGATTATGGATATTGCTTCATTGGAAAAATTTCTTCAAGAGAGGATCAAAGTTGGAGGCAAAGCTGGTGCTCTCGGTGATACTGTTACTGTTACTCGTGAGAAGAACAAGATTACTGTTACTTCTGATAGTAACTTCTCCAAAAg GTATCTCAAGTACTTGACAAAGAAGTATTTGAAGAAACACAATGTCAGGGATTGGCTACGAGTGATTGCATCCAACAAAGATCGCAATGTGTACGAGTTGAGATACTTCAACATTGCCGAGAACGAGGGAGAGGAGGAGGACTGA
- the LOC118060995 gene encoding uncharacterized protein, with protein MADAKTKVESFREWVVDHKLRTVGCLWISGVAGSFAYNWSKPNMKPSVKIIHARLHAQALTLAALAGAALVEYFDHKSGAKAEQYAKFVPPKD; from the exons ATGGCTGATGCTAAGACCAAAGTAGAATCTTTCCGGGAATGGGTTGTTGACCACAAGCTTAGAACTGTTG GGTGCCTATGGATTAGTGGTGTTGCCGGTTCATTCGCCTACAATTGGTCGAAACCAAATATGAAACCCAGTGTTAAGATAATTCATGCGAG GTTGCATGCACAGGCTCTCACCCTGGCTGCATTAGCCGGTGCTGCTTTGGTTGAATACTTCGACCACAAATCTGGAGCGAAGGCTGAACAATATGCAAAGTTCGTCCCACCCAAGGACTGA
- the LOC118060992 gene encoding GDSL esterase/lipase At5g03980 yields MASKSMAFFQVLISSIFLLVFPRCSCEAYDDGAKLKQCRFNAIYNFGASLSDTGNQIIEIPQVWSTKLPYGQAIHKVTGRSSDGLLIIDYIAKSAGLPLLEPYLKYQNATSNLSHGVNFAVGGSTVLSTKFLAEKNISNDHVKSPLHVQLEWLDKYLQGYCHDAKDCQEKLASSLFTTFAGGNDYGTAFSQNKTLEEVKNILVPECVETLKHVVKKFIHHGARRVLVHGLPPSGCAPLFLTKFSSNNSAAYDAFGCLKSYNDLYNYHNDRLKEAIEELKKEYPHVDIVYGDLYKAMQWIMDNSRQLGFKSVTKACCGPKSEYNFIDNFYKMCGAPNIPVCEKPKQYVYWDSGHWTQNANKHLAKWLIRDIFPKFHCKKV; encoded by the exons ATGGCTAGCAAGAGCATGGCTTTCTTTCAAGTTCTTATAAgctcaatttttcttcttgttttcccTCGGTGTTCATGTGAGGCATATGATGATGGAGCCAAACTCAAGCAATGCAGGTTCAATGCAATATATAATTTTGGGGCTTCGTTATCAGACACAGGCAATCAAATTATAGAGATTCCTCAGGTTTGGTCTACCAAACTTCCCTATGGCCAAGCAATTCATAAAGTAACTGGCAGATCCTCTGATGGGTTGCTGATAATTGATTACATTG CAAAATCAGCAGGTCTTCCCCTCCTGGAACCCTATTTGAAATATCAAAATGCAACAAGTAACTTATCTCATGGAGTGAACTTTGCTGTTGGTGGTTCTACCGTCTTGTCAACGAAATTTCTTGCAGAAAAGAATATCTCTAACGATCATGTTAAAAGCCCTCTTCATGTACAACTTGAATGGCTGGACAAATATTTACAAGGATATTGTCACGATGCCAAAG ATTGTCAGGAGAAGCTTGCATCATCTCTGTTCACAACTTTTGCTGGAGGCAATGACTATGGCACTGCATTCTCCCAAAATAAAACTCTTGAAGAGGTGAAGAATATCCTGGTGCCTGAATGTGTGGAAACCTTGAAACATGTTGTCAAG AAATTCATCCATCATGGTGCTCGTAGAGTCCTTGTCCATGGACTTCCCCCGTCTGGTTGTGCACCACTATTTCTTACAAAATTCTCTTCAAACAACTCAGCTGCTTATGATGCATTTGGTTGTCTAAAGAGCTACAATGACCTGTACAATTATCACAACGATCGTCTCAAAGAAGCCATTGAAGAATTAAAGAAGGAATACCCTCATGTAGATATAGTGTACGGTGATCTTTACAAAGCAATGCAATGGATTATGGACAATTCTCGACAACTTG GGTTCAAGTCAGTAACAAAAGCATGTTGTGGGCCTAAAAGTGAGTACAATTTCATCgataacttttataaaatgtGTGGAGCTCCAAACATACCAGTTTGCGAAAAACCTAAGCAGTATGTCTACTGGGACTCCGGTCATTGGACTCAAAATGCAAATAAGCATCTGGCAAAGTGGCTGATTAGAGACATCTTCCCAAAGTTTCACTGCAAAAAAGTTTGA
- the LOC118060996 gene encoding serine/arginine-rich splicing factor SR30 isoform X1, producing MSRSSRTLYVGNLPGDIRLREVEDLFYKYGPIVDIDLKIPPRPPGYAFVEFEEARDAEDAIRGRDGYNFDGCRLRVELAHGGRRHSSPVDHYSSYSGSSGSRGPSKRSDYRVLVTGLPSSASWQDLKDHMRRAGDVCFSQVFRDRGGMTGIVDYTNYDDMKYAIKKLDDSEFRNAFSRAYIRVREYDSRRSYSRSPSRNSYVSRSRSRSRSGGYSDRSWSKSPRAKHSRRSRSVSVSSHSRAGSSPRSFSRSLSRSRSPLASSPRQKHGNRTPSISPGRGSRSPSV from the exons atgagccGATCAAGTCGAACACTTTACGTCGGGAATCTTCCTGGCGATATTCGTCTGAGGGAAGTTGAAGATTTGTTTTATAAG TATGGGCCCATTGTTGACATTGATTTGAAAATCCCGCCAAGGCCTCCGGGCTATGCTTTTGTTGAg TTTGAAGAAGCTCGCGATGCTGAAGATGCAATTCGTGGCCGGGATGGATATAATTTTGATGGGTGTAGATTACGG GTTGAGCTTGCCCATGGTGGGCGAAGACATTCATCACCAGTGGACCATTATAGCAGTTACAGTGGTAGCAGTGGTAGCCGTGGGCCTTCCAAGCGCTCTGACTATCGTG TGTTAGTGACTGGATTGCCTTCTTCTGCTTCATGGCAAGACCTAAAG GATCATATGCGTCGAGCTGGTGACGTCTGCTTTTCTCAAGTCTTTCGTGATCGTGGTG GCATGACAGGAATTGTGGACTACACAAACTATGATGACATGAAATATGCT ATCAAGAAGCTTGACGACTCTGAGTTCCGGAATGCATTTTCAAGGGCATATATTCGG GTGAGGGAGTATGATTCTAGACGGAGTTACTCTAGGAGCCCCAGTCGCAATTCATATGTGTCAAGAAGCCGGAGTCGAAGTCGCAGTGGAGGCTATAGTGACAGGAGCTGGAG CAAGTCACCTAGGGCAAAACATTCACGGCGTTCTCGATCTGTATCTGTTTCTTCTCACTCTCGTGCAGGATCATCTCCACGATCTTTTTCGAG GTCCCTTTCAAGGTCAAGATCTCCTCTTGCTTCT TCTCCTCGCCAAAAACATGGCAACAGAACCCCAAGCATAAGCCCTGGTCGTGGTTCCCGTTCGCCTTCTGTATGA